The following are encoded together in the Zygosaccharomyces rouxii strain CBS732 chromosome C complete sequence genome:
- the SOD2 gene encoding superoxide dismutase SOD2 (highly similar to uniprot|P00447 Saccharomyces cerevisiae YHR008C SOD2 Manganese-containing superoxide dismutase), with the protein MFARNVSATLRQTPRFITKRTKVTLPELDWDFGALEPHISGQINELHYTKHHQTYVNGFNTALDQLAELTSSIEKDPNPKTAKKILGVQQNLKFHGGGYTNHCLFWKNLAPASQGGGEPPTGALAEQIKQQYGSLEKLQKVTNASLAGVQGSGWSFIVKDLDNGGKLDVVQTYNQDSVTGNHVPLVAIDAWEHAYYLQYQNRKAEYFSAIWNVINWKEAAKRFESA; encoded by the coding sequence ATGTTTGCAAGAAACGTTAGTGCTACTCTACGCCAAACCCCTAGATTTATCACTAAGAGAACAAAGGTCACCTTGCCCGAGCTGGACTGGGATTTTGGTGCCCTTGAACCTCACATCTCTGGTCAAATCAATGAATTGCACTACACCAAGCACCACCAAACCTACGTGAACGGTTTCAACACTGCATTGGACCAATTAGCAGAATTGACTTCATCCATTGAGAAGGACCCAAATCCAAAGACCGCTAAGAAGATCCTTGGTGTTcaacaaaatttgaaattccacGGTGGTGGTTACACCAACCACTGTCTATTCTGGAAGAATTTGGCACCTGCTTCTcaaggtggtggtgaacCACCAACTGGTGCATTGGCCGAGCAAATCAAGCAACAATACGgttctttggaaaagttgCAAAAGGTCACTAACGCCTCTTTGGCAGGTGTTCAAGGTTCCGGTTGGTCCTTCATCGTCAAGGATTTGGACAACGGTGGTAAGTTGGACGTTGTTCAAACCTATAACCAAGACAGTGTCACTGGTAACCACGTTCCACTAGTGGCCATTGACGCTTGGGAACACGCTTACTACTTGCAATACCAAAACAGAAAGGCAGAATACTTCAGTGCCATCTGGAACGTTATCAACTGGAAGGAAGCTGccaagagatttgaaagtGCTTAA